A single window of Rubripirellula lacrimiformis DNA harbors:
- the rimI gene encoding ribosomal protein S18-alanine N-acetyltransferase encodes MIRRDMPAVLAIENKSFEFAWNEDDFIRCLRQRNCIGMVAEEGDRVVGFMIYELHKNRLHILNFAVGPDQRRGGVGLAMIGKLLGKLSQERRNRIMLEVRETNLEAQLFFKKIGFRAVSVLRDFYEDTDEDAYLMQYRYQASAEELAEPHNRISRLAG; translated from the coding sequence ATGATCCGTCGGGACATGCCGGCAGTGCTTGCGATCGAGAACAAGAGTTTTGAGTTTGCGTGGAACGAGGACGATTTCATTCGTTGCTTGCGTCAACGCAATTGCATCGGCATGGTCGCCGAAGAGGGCGACCGAGTTGTCGGCTTCATGATCTACGAATTGCATAAGAACCGATTGCACATTCTGAACTTTGCGGTTGGTCCCGATCAGCGTCGCGGTGGCGTTGGATTGGCGATGATCGGAAAGCTGCTGGGCAAACTTTCGCAAGAACGTCGAAACCGGATCATGCTAGAAGTTCGTGAAACGAATCTCGAAGCACAGTTGTTCTTCAAGAAGATCGGCTTCCGTGCTGTCTCTGTCTTGCGTGACTTCTATGAAGACACCGACGAAGACGCTTACCTGATGCAGTACCGCTATCAGGCCAGTGCCGAAGAATTGGCGGAACCACACAATCGGATATCACGACTGGCAGGCTAG
- a CDS encoding response regulator, whose product MHFEPTVLVVEDDDAIRHGTAMRLNFNGYKVLTANDGEQGTQLAGQHFPDLILMDIRMPRMDGLTALSLLQQDPRTKDIPVIMISASPGDQEKSLECGAKFFLTKPVPNGSMMAAIESALSVPQI is encoded by the coding sequence ATGCACTTTGAACCAACGGTCCTGGTCGTCGAAGACGACGACGCCATTCGCCATGGCACTGCGATGCGGTTGAACTTCAACGGGTACAAGGTGCTAACAGCCAACGACGGCGAACAGGGCACTCAGCTGGCGGGCCAGCATTTTCCGGACCTGATTCTGATGGACATCCGGATGCCGCGAATGGACGGGCTTACCGCGCTGTCGCTGCTGCAGCAAGACCCACGGACGAAGGACATTCCCGTGATCATGATCTCAGCCAGCCCAGGTGACCAGGAAAAGTCGCTCGAATGCGGCGCCAAGTTCTTCCTTACCAAGCCTGTACCGAACGGATCGATGATGGCTGCAATCGAATCCGCGTTGTCCGTACCTCAAATTTAA
- a CDS encoding response regulator, whose protein sequence is MSELNILLIDDDVDFADAAAMSLRSLGHNITVTHNWLSVMLKLKDGNFDAIVADIQTPTGNGLTAMGFLSQDPKISQIPKVFVSGLNDPETIQSCQSLNAMYLHKSATVFNELCATITYIAAQRELALA, encoded by the coding sequence ATGTCTGAACTGAACATCCTACTGATCGACGACGATGTCGATTTCGCTGACGCGGCCGCCATGTCGCTGCGCAGCTTGGGCCACAACATCACCGTCACCCACAATTGGCTCTCGGTGATGCTGAAGCTAAAGGACGGCAACTTTGACGCCATCGTCGCTGACATTCAAACGCCAACCGGAAACGGTCTGACCGCAATGGGCTTCCTAAGCCAGGATCCCAAAATCAGCCAGATCCCCAAAGTCTTTGTCAGCGGACTCAACGATCCCGAAACCATCCAATCCTGCCAATCGCTGAACGCGATGTACCTTCACAAATCAGCAACCGTTTTCAACGAACTGTGCGCGACGATCACCTACATCGCAGCACAACGCGAACTCGCGTTGGCATAA
- a CDS encoding DUF1697 domain-containing protein, giving the protein MPTWIALFHAVNVAGKNRMPMGELKASLESVKCKDVRTYVQSGNVVFRSAMKNKRNLSTRLLDAVEKDFSFRPRLTLMTADELRAAADCNPFPQGTDQPKTLHFFFLAESPAAPDIEGIENAATDSEAYRLANLVFYLWTPDGFGKSKLAASVQRRLGVPTTARNYSTVLQIIRMTETSENVGNR; this is encoded by the coding sequence ATGCCAACCTGGATTGCCCTGTTCCATGCGGTCAACGTTGCAGGAAAGAACCGAATGCCGATGGGCGAACTGAAGGCCTCGCTTGAGTCCGTGAAATGCAAAGACGTGCGCACCTACGTCCAGTCTGGGAACGTTGTCTTTCGCTCGGCGATGAAGAACAAGCGGAACCTATCGACACGACTGTTGGACGCCGTCGAAAAGGACTTTTCGTTCCGCCCGCGACTGACGCTGATGACAGCCGACGAACTGCGCGCGGCCGCAGACTGCAATCCATTTCCCCAAGGGACCGACCAACCCAAGACGCTTCACTTCTTTTTTCTTGCCGAGTCGCCCGCGGCGCCTGACATCGAAGGCATTGAGAACGCGGCGACAGATTCAGAGGCATACCGCTTGGCAAATCTCGTTTTCTACCTTTGGACTCCGGACGGTTTCGGCAAGTCAAAGCTGGCAGCTTCGGTCCAACGCAGGCTTGGCGTGCCGACGACAGCCCGAAACTATTCCACGGTCCTTCAGATCATCCGCATGACGGAAACCAGCGAAAACGTCGGCAATCGCTGA
- a CDS encoding response regulator, whose translation MNAKPDWNTAQSDTQPSELAGPHTSPGDAGTHHNSLNDGPHTAIHSSHQKCSYPVDRPWILCIDDDVDFSNGLKWTLQSSGFEVVRAFEGEQGYRFAFDLDPAVILLDLGLPKIGGEEWLAHLTLHPDTSHIPVIIVTAMNEQGLHDRLLSQGAKAVFQKPVSAIALIRKIKQLSGSDQAQ comes from the coding sequence ATGAATGCAAAGCCAGATTGGAATACGGCGCAAAGCGACACGCAGCCCAGCGAACTCGCAGGACCGCACACGTCACCGGGCGACGCTGGAACACACCACAATTCCCTCAACGATGGGCCGCATACGGCGATCCATTCATCCCACCAAAAGTGCAGCTATCCGGTCGACCGACCGTGGATCCTTTGCATTGACGATGACGTTGATTTTTCGAACGGCCTGAAATGGACACTGCAGTCCAGCGGGTTCGAAGTGGTCCGAGCATTCGAAGGCGAACAGGGGTATCGATTCGCATTCGACTTAGATCCGGCGGTCATCCTGCTGGACCTTGGACTTCCGAAGATTGGCGGTGAAGAGTGGCTGGCCCACCTAACTCTGCACCCCGACACGTCTCACATCCCAGTCATCATCGTCACGGCAATGAACGAACAGGGACTGCACGACCGACTGCTATCGCAGGGTGCCAAGGCCGTGTTTCAAAAACCCGTCAGCGCCATCGCACTGATTCGAAAAATCAAACAACTCTCCGGCAGCGACCAGGCACAGTAA
- a CDS encoding sensor histidine kinase, whose product MMGDRIVRVLVVEDDDLDVTILQVALLRSVGTYQLTHASSLAEAIEASKKSDFDVIFTDLGLPDSIGLNAVEALSMASHSSAIIAMSGQDQEQLYVDAVASGADNFLCKIDLTPTAVHRCIQQSIQRIAQRNEIERLMQTNQAHKEMLEKQSQQLEQQNARLRRLYDSSRDFVNNVSHEFRTPLCVVKQYANLIADGVVGTVHDEQRRMLRVIEDRVDDLNNMVDDMLDISRHESGLLAAKRSRCSPNEVVDRVFPGLQQRASIRDVSLLFAGCDPETAIYCDAEKVSRTLINLIVNAIKFSSAGDTVTITAVVDHANHEVRFSVADQGPGIPADHQEMIFARFEQTHTSLDRSTKGVGLGLNIAKELVDLNLGSMHLTSALGKGSTFAFTVPLDEPDEVAKRFFARAVPGEAMTVFVVEPVEPNAPPEALTEIHQLLNYLIRSRDLLVRQTPSQWTIVLAADEAGCLVFLQRASEDIESINRNRPQGKLPRLQLRRHAGMVVPPPASTSKPRVETEYPVSTFVSDLTTASPECTYAL is encoded by the coding sequence ATGATGGGCGATCGAATCGTTCGCGTATTGGTAGTCGAGGACGACGACCTGGATGTTACGATCCTGCAAGTCGCACTCCTGCGGTCAGTTGGCACCTATCAACTGACTCATGCCAGTAGCTTAGCCGAGGCAATCGAGGCGTCGAAGAAATCTGACTTTGACGTCATCTTCACCGACTTGGGGCTGCCGGATTCGATCGGCCTCAACGCAGTCGAAGCTCTTAGCATGGCTAGCCATTCGTCTGCCATCATCGCCATGTCGGGCCAGGACCAGGAACAGCTTTACGTGGATGCGGTCGCCTCGGGAGCCGATAACTTTCTGTGCAAAATTGACCTGACGCCGACGGCGGTCCATCGCTGTATCCAGCAAAGCATCCAACGCATTGCACAGCGGAACGAGATCGAACGCTTGATGCAAACCAATCAAGCGCACAAAGAGATGTTGGAAAAGCAGTCGCAACAACTAGAACAACAAAACGCACGACTGCGACGCCTGTACGATTCGTCGCGAGATTTTGTGAACAACGTTTCGCACGAGTTTCGAACTCCGCTTTGCGTCGTCAAACAGTATGCCAACCTGATCGCCGATGGCGTCGTCGGAACGGTGCATGACGAACAGCGGCGAATGCTAAGAGTGATTGAAGATCGCGTCGATGACCTGAACAACATGGTCGACGACATGCTGGACATCAGCCGTCACGAGTCCGGTCTGTTGGCGGCGAAACGCAGCCGATGCAGCCCGAACGAAGTCGTCGATCGTGTGTTTCCCGGTCTGCAACAGCGGGCATCGATACGAGACGTTTCGCTACTGTTTGCCGGCTGCGATCCGGAAACGGCCATCTACTGCGACGCCGAAAAAGTGTCTCGCACGCTGATCAACCTGATCGTCAATGCTATCAAATTCTCGTCCGCGGGCGATACTGTCACCATCACTGCCGTGGTGGACCACGCCAATCACGAAGTCCGATTCTCGGTCGCCGACCAGGGGCCCGGTATCCCTGCCGACCATCAAGAGATGATCTTTGCCAGGTTTGAACAAACCCACACGAGCCTAGACCGGTCGACCAAGGGCGTCGGTTTGGGACTGAACATCGCCAAGGAACTGGTGGACTTGAACCTGGGGTCGATGCACTTGACCAGCGCGTTGGGCAAGGGAAGCACGTTCGCCTTCACGGTCCCGCTAGACGAACCAGACGAAGTGGCCAAACGATTCTTCGCCCGTGCGGTCCCCGGTGAAGCAATGACGGTGTTCGTGGTCGAGCCCGTCGAGCCGAACGCGCCGCCCGAGGCGTTGACAGAAATTCATCAATTGCTGAACTACCTGATTCGTTCCCGCGACCTACTGGTCCGACAAACGCCTTCGCAGTGGACAATCGTCCTAGCCGCCGACGAGGCGGGCTGCCTGGTGTTTTTGCAGCGAGCCAGCGAAGACATCGAATCGATCAATCGCAACCGTCCGCAAGGCAAACTGCCCAGGCTGCAACTGCGTCGCCATGCCGGCATGGTGGTCCCCCCGCCGGCCAGCACCAGCAAGCCACGCGTGGAAACCGAATACCCCGTTTCAACGTTTGTCAGCGATCTGACCACCGCAAGTCCGGAGTGCACCTATGCACTTTGA